GTTTTCCATCAGGAAGTTCTACCACAACAGTCATTATTTTCTTTGCGGAATTGAAAGGTTGAACTTTTACTATTTTAGATTCTCTGCGCTCTGCAACAAAATCTCCACTCAATGACAGTCCAAGCTCTAGCAAAGCAGACTCTGTGGGTGTACCTAATATTTCACGTTTTCCCTCCTTGGTCACCACTACCTCACCACCTGTGTTCTGGAATATGGACTGGAAAAGCAATTTTAGCACAATTTCAGGGATTTTGGACCTTAAATTCTCAGCTTCCCTAGCATTTTCAATCTTACTGGCAATTTCGCATATCCAAACTTTAACAACAGCCATATGGTTTGTTGTTAGTGTCCCCGTCTTATCACTACAAATACATGTTGCAGAGCCCATTGTCTCACATGCTGAAAGATGGCGCACAAGTGCTCTttcattcatcatcttcttcatagcAAAAGCAAGGCTCAAAGTCACAGCCAGTGGCAAGCCCTCTGGAACTGCAACCACAATGATTGTCACTGCAATTGCAAAGAAGTTCACTATAGTAACTGCATCAGCTCCTGACCATGCTAGGTGATTGATTGACTTCTCTATGATCAGCCTTAACGTTAATACAATGAATGTAACTGTTGCAAATGCTAATCCAATCTTTCCAATAATTGTTGCAACACCATTAAGTTTGACTTGCAATGGAGTTTCGTCTTCACCTCCTTCAGTCAAGGTTGCCATTAATTTACCCCATCCTGTTCTCATGCCAACAGTAGTGATTAAAATGTTAGCAGATCCATCCTGGACCTTTGTTCCAGACAAAACAAAAGGACTATCTTTATTCACACTTACTGGCTCACTCTCCCCAGTCAAACTTGATTCATTTATTAATAGAGAATATCCTGAAATGAAAAGCCCATCAGCTGGAACTAGATCCCCAATTGATAAGTGCACTAAATCACCAACAACGAGGTCATATATGGAGACCTTTTGTCTATAGCCATCTCTTGTAACCTGTACAAAGatcttttttttttccttatcTAAATCCCTGAACTGCAATGATTGTCTGTAATCACTGATCGCTGTAACAAACACAACTATACAAATGCTCAGACCAATGCCTACACCATCGTAGGCACCCTTGGGCCAACCCTCAGTAACGATTCCAACACCTAAGGACACTattgcacaaactgcaagaatcaTGAGTGTCAAATCTTGAAATGCTTCCCACACAAAAATCCAAAATCCCCGAGGTGGTTTTTCATCAAATTTGTTGAACCCAAAAATTTTCTGCCTTAGTTTCAAGTTATCTCCATTTGCAATTATACCATTTGTAGCTGATGTAGTGAGTTTATCAGCAATTCCTTCAACTCTAGCATGGAATCTCAGCTTTTTTATATCATGGCCATCTACAATGGAAGCTAGCTCATCGGCATCAATACCAAATCCAGCTGATTTGACATCATCCGGCACATTGTACGTATAAGGACTCAACTGACCAGCTGCATAACACCAGTGTTAAACAAGTCTACTATACAAAATTCCAAAAATATGCTACACAACTAAGACATGATTCTCCAGATTAACTAACCATACCATCAATAAAGTGAAATGCAGCCTTTGAAACCAAAAGGGCCACCCTAAGTTTCTcctgttacaacaaaaaacaattaaaaacagcAAGTATAATAATAACAGGTTCTAATCCTTGAAGATTGAAAATGCAACATAATCAGCTATATCAGAAACAAATTAAACCTGCATTCACCCTTATTCTACAAACCAAATAAATACATGCATGATACACATATCATGTAGAAAATGACGAGTTTGTCACTCAACTGGAAACCACATACATCTGCAACAAAAATTATGAATCTGCCCTTAAAAGGTGTGTACAATACTGCATATATTAACAAAATCCTGTTGATAATCCTCTGCATGCGGATGGTAGTAATATCTTTCTGAAAAATGTTATATCCTTAGGCTTAAACAGAATTTTTTATGGCAGGTAAAGAATAAGAGAACTCATAATCAATTTATGTGTCACTGATCACACCTTTAGTCAGGTGCCCCCTTGGGAACCCCTACCTATGAGCTGGGCCCCACCCATTTTCATCTAAGACATCATTGAGAAATCGATAATTAACTATTGTGCAAGCTTTTGATCTCCTAATGGTTAgttttgtaaatgatgttcaatttacattcaatatgcaagttatattctattaaatAATCTTGTTTTATATCTTATTGCCTTAATgtatgaatctgactatcttcttgtttgtggcaggttagaggagcatttaatattttctatgtcctatctcacgaatgccactcaatataagtattaACAAATGGGGTacaatcaagcaatgccttgatcggtcatgaccgatcaagacattacttgattgtGCCTCTTTAtttatactaaacaaatgcatGTTTCAATGTTAATGTCAATCAGTGTGGAGTTATTATAACAACCGATGTCTATCGGTGTTCGCACAATgttaacagccgatagttatcggtatGTTAGCCTTAACAGCCAATAACTATCGGTGTAGGCTTAACACCCGATAACTATTGGTAGCCTTTATTATTAAGCCACCCGATTTATTATATGCAACCCAATATTAATCAgtattttcattaatcatttatttatcattaatttatgttaatcgatataaattgaaatgcaagatttagtaatcgatgaacataaacaaaatgtatagtattattatcaatgaataggttatttatatgcaaatgtagaatggctatcaaagaggaattaattgcttgaaggttttatcatagttatcgatatgataaatgattgaatgagagacttcatttatctctcattcaatcatttatcttactgaagctatcatgcattaacactccctcttagctaggtaagatgaatgtagacaatatattcaagcatcacaattcaattgATAGTTAGCATTTTAGACATTCTTAGGAAATCATACCACCTaatcatatgatatgaagtatcacctaaacacgtgatactgaagtccatcacatcaatcttgtgattgacaggatatcacctaagcatgtgatatcagtattgcctacacacgcaatacttaaggataatcatataagaaagattaatttctcatcttatccaagttgtgatatgtgcactaacattttaaacaaatgttttatcacaacacaatcatggcacatccatgacacaccagagatccaacatgataactggtttggacattataagatcgtcaccttataatgtccccatacaagtgttcactatcttgagagatcgtcacctcttagatatgaacccaggggagagaatccaaaaattgtcctatcatgacaaagaggtttacacattaaacatcttataggtatgcaaatatagattacaaagcaaattacctttctaccatacctaaaccctttctgaagtgatcaaccttcactttggaaagaggtttggttagaatgtctgcagtttgatctcctgtacaaacatattccagttggattgcattcctatctaccatatctcgcacatagtggtatggaatttcaatatgcttggatctgtcatgaaacactgggtttactgaaagtcttatgcagctctggttgtcacagtgtATAACATTGGGTTTCATAgattctccaaacaaccccacaagcaacttcctaagccatactgcctctcgggcagccatagaagctgcaatgtattctaccttggtggagctttgagctacaaaAGACTGCTTCctactgatccaagatatcatagctgaacctagactgaagcaacaccctgaagtgctttacCTGTCTGTCACACTttcagcccaatctgaatctgtaaatccgtgtaggtctatatcaactttctcatatttgagaccaaggtttagggtaccttgtaggtatctcataatgtgttttactgcaaccaggtgtatctcctttggttcacacataaactgacttagagcattaactgcataacaaatatctggtcttgtatttacgaggtacatcagggacccaatcatctgtttgtattgagtaggatcaatggattgtgactctgttgctgcttctttaagtttatgtaagttggtttccataggagaggaagttggtttccataggagaggtcatgggtctacagtttagcattccgaatctcttcaaaatttccaaggtgtactttccttggtttagtataatgttgtcagaattctgccatacttccaatcctaggaagtaatgaaggagtcctaagtccttcatatcaaattctttggatagatcattcttgcattgatctataaggtgatcatttcctgtgattaataagtcatcaacatataaaattaatattagcatatcacctttatttcttttgtagtggagattaggatctgcatcatttttggagaagcctagtcctgagagataggtgtcaattctttcataccaagccctgggagcctgtttgagcccatagaaagctttcttgagtctacacacatgagactctgcatcatgaatttaaaaaccttcaggttgctctaggtagacttcttctgagatctcaccatttagaaaagttgtcttaacatccatttggtgtaccttccacccctttgctgctgcaatggctaatacagctcttactgatgtatacctaccaacaggtgcaaaagtttcttcataatctattccttccctttgtgagaagcctctggctacaaatctggccttgtgtttttcaatattgccgtctgcagcatgtttgatcttgaaaagccatttagatgaaaccacagatttcttggttggcctaggaacaatttcccaaacattatttttcataatggactgatactctttagacatagcatccttccatacttggtgttcaagtgcatctgatacattgattggttcagctttagagaaatcattcataagggcaacatagctagtgaatttattaggccttttgctttctctgaaggttcctaaggGAGCAACAAATTTTTGagcttctacagttttggtggcaaatagtggtcttttcttgaggttttctctaggtggactttgagtttcactcatagtttcctcaggattctccctctcaagctcaggagtaggatctctattTAAGCTAGGgttggggatatagacttcaggatctagagagctttgggctcttttgaaggctaagttttcttcaaagatcacatccctacttagttcaatattcttttgaccaggtatatatatcctgtaggctttggaggtttcactatatcctacaaagattcccctttttccaaaaggttctaattttaatcttttctccttaggtacatgaatatagacagggcatccaaaaatcctaaggtggcttatatccggttttgttttagtaaagacttccttaggggtcttatcttcaagatgagagtgaggacatctgttttgaatatatacagcagtgctagttgcttccGCCCAAagatttagattctgatcaagaatcgtagctttggcagcttcaacgattgtcctattttttcattctgctatcccattttgtcgAGGGTTGtagggtattgttaactccctcttaatccctaaatttttacaaaactctttaaataattctgatgtgtattcccccccattattagttcttagggttttaattttgtttcctgagtaattttctgttagtgatttgaattctttaaacctgtTAAGGatatcttctgattctttacatttcagaaagtggatccaggttttcctagagtagtcatcaacaaatattacataatatagaaaTCCCCCTAATGaatttacagacataggtccacatacatcagaatgaactaactctaaaattttacttgttttcctagtactactctgaaaagcacccttagtatttttatctAGGGCACATcttgtgcatgcccctgaatgatattgctttagcttgggtagacctgtgacaaggtctcccattgatcataaagctctaaaatttaggtgccctagtcttctatgccagatttcattggcatctgtagtttcatgaattagggctaagttgggctctgtgcatagctcatagaAGTAGCCtcgtctttgaccaattgttttagctttcttgatggataaGTTCTTTGaccaagccaatactttgttgtccatgaaggccactctgtatccattgtcctccaatgctgatattgagactagattcctcttaatgcttggaacatatagtactcctctaagttgtaatgatacacctgactttagtttgatggtgcaatttccaactcctttgacagggtgtgtagagtcatctccgatggttacctcctcatcattctcctctttcatggagtctagtacttctctgaatcctgtgatgtgtctggatgagccactgtcgatcacccaggagttcactttgtttgaagcttgatttgtgagtgctgaatagagcacatacttctcggagtcctcttccgttttggattttcctgttttggcaaatgtggcttgtttagctctttccggacatttggcaacatagtgcccaaatttgtcgaatctgcaacactaaatttgagagagatccttcttgaaggagttcttgccgtgacgaccttttctcttcctgaattgcttctgcttgcctttcttgtttgagttagtatttagaacttgaagatcttcatctatattcttttgtttgatccctttcttattttgccttgattcctcttagagacagtcagcctttagcctatcgaattttgggaagttatcccttgcactgatgccttgtaCGAATGTTTCCcagatgctaggcaacccatctaaagcaatgagggttaattctttgctttggatatcatatccaagggttgccagttcatcccttagggtagatattcgcatgaagtaggcattgactgattctccttttatcatggctatgtgatttatctctctttttagagccaaggttctacagGCATTCGATATTtcaaaagcgtcttcaagtgctttgaacatgttgaaggttgtttcatgtttctttataatgggcataatgttgttccttaccccatcaactatgattttgatagccttatcatttccttctttccaaattgctttgtcaggttcagtctcaagttctttagtttcagtctttacaaatgattcaattttgttttcttttagaatcatttgaattctgaatttccatgcggagaagtcatcacctcctgcGAGTCTGTCTTCAATCTGATAGCGCTAGgcattgataggattgtgatgttgaatatatgcttgatttgaattttacgtaaaattcaacaGCCTCAGGtttgatttaactatagctctgataccatgtaaatgatgttcaatttacattcaatatgcaagttatattctattaaatAATCTTGTTTTATATCTTATTGCCTTAATgtatgaatctgactatcttcttgtttgtggtaggtgagaggagcatttaatattttctatgtcctatctcacgaatgccactcaatataagtattaACAAAtggggtacgatcaagcaatgccttgatcagtgatcaagacattacttgatcgtgcctctttgtttatactaaacaaatgcatGTTTCAATGTTAATGTCAATCGGTGTGGAGTTATTATAACAACCGATGTCTATCGGTGTTCGCACAATGTTAACAGCCGATagtgatcaaggcattgcttgatcgtgcctctttgtttatactaaacaaatgcatGTTTCAATGTTAATGTCAATCGGTGTGGAGTTATTATAACAACCGATGTCTATCGGTGTTCGCACAATgttaacagccgatagttatcggtatGTTAGCCTTAACAACCAATAACTATCGGTGTAGGCTTAACACCCAATAACTATAGGTAGCCTTTATTATTAAGCCACCCGATAtattatatgcaacccgatattAATCAgtattttcattaatcatttatttatcattaatttatgttaatcgatataaattgaaatgcaagatttagtaatcgatgaacataaacaaaatgtatagtatgattatcaatgaataggttatttatatgcaaatgtagaatggctatcaaagaggaattaattgctttaaggttttatcatagttatcaatatgataaatgattgaatgagagacttcatttatctctcattcaatcatttatcttaccgaagctatcatgcattaacaagtTTAACATATAACAGAAACTACGCATGTAAATTATATTGTTCTTCAAGTTATgtgaactcaaaattcaaaaaggtTATTTGTCCCTGTAGTAAGAACAAGTTCATTAGTGACTAGGCAAACTAGCAACTACAAGAAGAAGAATGCAAGAAATAACATATCAATTGAGCAGCCTGACCTGGGAACGTCAGGAGTATACATTCTTCAGGTATTGAGAATGTTGTCTAATTATAACTTATTTGATGAATATGGTAAACAGTTCCAGTCTAAGTCACAAGGTTTGAATTCGAATTCAACAACCATGAAATTCAGATGAAATTTCTACAAGGGAAAAATTCGAAGAAAAAAAATTCGAAta
This genomic stretch from Cryptomeria japonica chromosome 8, Sugi_1.0, whole genome shotgun sequence harbors:
- the LOC131048386 gene encoding calcium-transporting ATPase 10, plasma membrane-type isoform X4, coding for MEGWLVKNPKRKFRYYVNLAKQAEFQRMQAKIKEKLRVALLVSKAAFHFIDAGQLSPYTYNVPDDVKSAGFGIDADELASIVDGHDIKKLRFHARVEGIADKLTTSATNGIIANGDNLKLRQKIFGFNKFDEKPPRGFWIFVWEAFQDLTLMILAVCAIVSLGVGIVTEGWPKGAYDGVGIGLSICIVVFVTAISDYRQSLQFRDLDKEKKKIFVQVTRDGYRQKVSIYDLVVGDLVHLSIGDLVPADGLFISGYSLLINESSLTGESEPVSVNKDSPFVLSGTKVQDGSANILITTVGMRTGWGKLMATLTEGGEDETPLQVKLNGVATIIGKIGLAFATVTFIVLTLRLIIEKSINHLAWSGADAVTIVNFFAIAVTIIVVAVPEGLPLAVTLSLAFAMKKMMNERALVRHLSACETMGSATCICSDKTGTLTTNHMAVVKVWICEIASKIENAREAENLRSKIPEIVLKLLFQSIFQNTGGEVVVTKEGKREILGTPTESALLELGLSLSGDFVAERRESKIVKVQPFNSAKKIMTVVVELPDGKHRAYCKGASEIVLKMCKNVVNANGEIDAMDEALSCHLMNVIDGFACEALRTLCLAFIELESSFSPEKEIPTNGYTFVAIVGIKDPVRPGVKEAVQVCKNAGILVRMVTGDNINTAKAIATECGILTEDGIAIEGPDFRVKSIEEMKNLIPKIQVMARSSPMDKHTLVKHLRTDLGEVVAVTGDGTNDAPALHEADIGLAMGIAGTEVAKESADVVILDDNFATIVNVAKWGRSVYINIQKFVQFQLTVNVVALIVNFVSACLTGTAPLTAVQLLWVNLIMDTLGALALATEPPNDELMKRMPVGRTGSFITREMWRNVIGQSIYQLIVMAVLEIEGTRLLGLHGSDAESVLNTLIFNSFVFCQVFNEINSREIEKINVLKGTFNNWIFIGVITSTVVFQIIMVQFLCNFSSTVPLDGKLWLISVLLGFLSMPIAVVIKCIPVKPKQPAQYNEYKRLPSGPDQLN